The Vicia villosa cultivar HV-30 ecotype Madison, WI linkage group LG1, Vvil1.0, whole genome shotgun sequence genome includes a region encoding these proteins:
- the LOC131622997 gene encoding GDSL esterase/lipase At1g28610-like — protein IGTGSKQRRSTMKLLLLFLMIMASTTLVMATCPSYSSIFSFGDSVTDTGNRKLISSTNICSPPPYGQTYFHHPTGRCSDGRLIIDFIAESLGIPMVKPYLEIKNGVLKNNPAKEGANFAVVGATALDDSFFKERGAYDHPHSYSLSIQLNWFKDLLSTLCNSSESCHEVLKNSLFLVGEIGGNDFNYPLFKRRSIEEVKEYIPHIIKSIVSSIKELIDLGASTLLIPGMFPKGCNSVYLSIYETKDMNQYDSFGCLKWLNEFCESYNQKLQYEIFNLGKIHPHAKLIYADYYKAALSLYQNQSKFGFIGLKTCCGKGGRYNLSVNQTCGMPSVNACDDTSKYISWDGLHLTEAAYRLMADGVIKGSYTLPKFSIFPSKKPTEKHSFKKRSLPRHGRI, from the exons ATAGGAACTGGTTCTAAACAACGAAGAAGCACAATGAAGTTATTATTGCTATTTCTTATGATCATGGCTTCAACAACGTTAGTCATGGCGACATGTCCCTCTTATTCTTCCATCTTCAGCTTCGGTGATTCCGTCACCGACACCGGCAACAGGAAACTGATCTCCTCTACCAATATATGCTCCCCACCTCCCTACGGCcaaacatactttcatcatccaaCTGGTCGTTGTTCCGATGGACGCCTCATCATTGATTTCATAG CGGAGTCATTGGGGATTCCAATGGTGAAACCGTATTTGGAAATTAAGAATGGTGTATTGAAAAATAATCCAGCAAAGGAAGGAGCGAATTTTGCGGTTGTGGGAGCAACAGCGTTAGACGATAGTTTCTTTAAAGAGAGAGGTGCTTATGATCATCCTCACAGTTATTCATTATCGATTCAGTTGAATTGGTTCAAGGACCTTCTCTCTACTCTTTGCAATTCTTCAGAAA GTTGCCATGAAGTTCTTAAAAACTCATTGTTTCTTGTGGGAGAGATTGGAGGAAACGACTTCAATTATCCCTTATTTAAACGAAGGAGCATAGAAGAGGTTAAAGAATACATACCACATATAATAAAATCAATAGTTTCATCAATCAAA GAGTTGATTGATCTAGGGGCAAGCACACTCTTAATCCCTGGGATGTTTCCAAAGGGATGCAATTCAGTCTATTTATCCATTTATGAAACCAAAGATATGAACCAATATGACTCATTTGGTTGCTTGAAATGGTTAAACGAATTTTGTGAGTCTTATAACCAGAAGCTCCAATATGAGATATTCAACCTTGGCAAAATTCATCCTCATGCTAAACTCATATATGCTGATTATTACAAAGCAGCATTATCATTAtatcaaaatcaatcaaaatttG GTTTTATAGGTCTCAAAACCTGTTGCGGGAAGGGAGGTCGATATAATCTAAGTGTGAATCAAACTTGTGGCATGCCAAGtgtgaatgcatgtgatgatactTCTAAATATATTTCGTGGGATGGTCTTCATTTGACAGAGGCTGCATATAGATTGATGGCTGATGGTGTCATTAAGGGGTCCTATACTCTCCCCAAATTTAGTATCTTCCCCTCCAAGAAACCCACTGAAAAGCATAGCTTTAAAAAACGGTCGCTGCCGCGTCACGGTCGCATATAG